The Amblyomma americanum isolate KBUSLIRL-KWMA chromosome 6, ASM5285725v1, whole genome shotgun sequence genome has a window encoding:
- the LOC144136330 gene encoding uncharacterized protein LOC144136330 — MYMGLAFYADYIRLEIKGHETLGVIAIVRTIRQSYSESLSSSAFNHLASGVPWLADTAADEQDESTFELVRSAKDEGALDRLFREFPNMTGDVLDNIAVATQARRRTPADTTMERFIANQTHRVLYLRSGHFKFLPTAFEVPVYHAEAPLAINYGALGSEIANAFTALLYRALVQSDNDTWRAFLGKASCVLGAPVSPGARLFEGVNLEVMQRATSVRLLHQAFVRAFGQTPQPRLEDLREVDDAQLLFIAWCFSQCGRPGARHLCNEPLAVLPAFGRVFSCRSGSPLYSGKECAVLH; from the exons ATGTACATGGGCTTGGCCTTCTACGCCGATTACATCAGGCTCGAGATCAAAGGGCACGAGACCCTGGGCGTGATTGCCATTGTGCGCACCATCCGGCAGTCGTACAGCGAAAGCCTGAGCTCCTCGGCGTTCAATCATCTGGCCTCCGGTGTGCCCTGGCTCGCGGACACCGCTGCGGACGAGCAGGACGAGTCCACCTTCGAACTCGTCCGGAGTGCTAAGGACGAAGGAGCCCTGGACAGGCTGTTCCGGGAGTTCCCGAACATGACCGGTGATGTGCTCGACAACATTGCCGTCGCCACCCAGGCGCGGCGCCGCACCCCGGCAGACACCACGATGGAACGGTTTATCGCCAACCAGACCCACCGCGTCCTCTATCTGCGCAGCGGCCACTTCAAGTTCCTGCCCACGGCTTTCGAGGTGCCTGTCTACCACGCAGAAGCTCCGCTCGCGATTAACTACGGTGCCCTGGGCAGCGAAATCGCGAATGCCTTCACGGCGTTGCTGTATCGGGCACTCGTGCAGTCGGACAACGACACCTGGCGGGCTTTCTTGGGCAAAGCCTCTTGCGTTCTTGGCGCGCCTGTGTCACCCGGCGCCCGGCTTTTCGAAGGAGTCAACCTCGAG GTGATGCAGAGGGCCACGTCGGTGCGCCTGCTGCACCAGGCGTTCGTGCGGGCATTTGGCCAGACGCCGCAGCCGCGGCTCGAAGACCTGCGGGAGGTGGACGACGCGCAGCTGCTGTTCATCGCCTGGTGCTTCTCGCAGTGCggccggcccggcgcccggcatCTGTGCAACGAGCCGCTGGCGGTGCTGCCCGCCTTCGGACGAGTATTCTCGTGTCGGTCGGGAAGTCCCCTGTACTCGGGGAAAGAGTGCGCCGTCCTGCACTGA
- the LOC144136329 gene encoding uncharacterized protein LOC144136329: MRTAVPELYRGVLFAIAAASSLWGTGAASIDPRCQNTSRPMQAIYTCAGFTSAQHFADHVERPPFDERPLTFVLADSALPKLPPNAFADVPVHVLELSNVSVTSFSSPDDGTADGSKGLLVGDIEETLEKIVFRDRSSLPASWTSLSNLKKLKVLRLFNMAALQLTADYNALSGSLTVVEIVQSSIAHIDDDWLARLTGLESLVVRDCNLKLFQRSMLPRPAPSLWNLDLVGNNMTSLPDDFGEDFPALRFLDLGGNSLKAVTKASLAPLLDAPIEAIELGGNPLECDCSVAHLRVFPAELLSADCQAPGNLRRRNVHTLTEEELQCGNA; the protein is encoded by the exons ATGAGAACGGCGGTCCCGGAACTTTACCGCGGCGTCCTATTCGCCATCGCCGCCGCCTCGTCCCTTTGGGGCACCGGGGCGGCGTCGATTGATCCGCGCTGCCAGAACACTAGTCGGCCCATGCAGGCTATCTACACCTGCGCCGGCTTCACCTCAGCGCAACACTTTGCCGACCACGTAGAGCGTCCTCCGTTCGACGAACGTCCACTCACCTTCGTTCTTGCCGACAGCGCTCTTCCAAAGCTTCCGCCCAACGCCTTTGCCGATGTCCCCGTCCACGTGCTGGAGCTCAGCAACGTCTCAGTGACGTCCTTCAGCTCTCCCGACGATGGTACTGCCGATGGCAGCAAAGGCCTCCTTGTAGGAGACATCGAGGAGACGCTCGAGAAGATAGTCTTCCGTGACCGAAGTAGCCTTCCGGCGTCGTGGACTTCGCTAAGTAACTTGAAGAAGCTGAAGGTGCTGAGGCTGTTCAACATGGCTGCGCTGCAGCTGACGGCCGACTACAATGCGCTTTCTGGCAGCCTCACTGTTGTGGAGATTGTACAGTCCAGCATAGCGCACATCGACGACGACTGGCTAGCGCGGCTGACTGGCCTCGAGTCGCTCGTCGTTCGCGACTGTAATCTCAAACTGTTCCAGAGATCCATGCTGCCCAGGCCGGCGCCGAGCCTCTGGAATCTGGACCTGGT GGGGAACAACATGACGTCACTTCCCGACGACTTTGGCGAAGACTTCCCGGCTCTTAGGTTCCTGGACCTGGGTGGCAATTCTCTGAAGGCTGTGACCAAAGCCAGTCTGGCTCCCCTTCTGGACGCGCCCATCGAAGCCATCGAGCTCGGCG GCAACCCCCTGGAGTGCGACTGTTCCGTGGCACACCTGCGCGTCTTCCCAGCGGAGCTGCTCAGCGCAGACTGCCAGGCGCCGGGAAACCTGCGGCGGCGGAACGTTCACACGCTCACCGAGGAGGAGCTACAGTGCGGCAACGCCTGA
- the LOC144094360 gene encoding uncharacterized protein LOC144094360 — MAVGRIGEYRLGTNASWDEYVERLEMFCEANQITKEEQKRAVLLSSCGEEVYGLIVTLVKPERPTAATYEEIKTAVRKHLHPKPSELYARFLFYRRNQAAEESVADYVTALRKLAEDCGFGSAQLPLDVMMRDRFVCGLRNEGVQQRLLAEHSLTFKVAYDLATTAEATAKQQRDIRKHGRYETDCQEMVQATRAKQDTPAEGSSCYRCNGKHAPHLCRFRKATCFNCKRVGHIAKACRSKDDSRTARKTAYEQKKKGDKSKGVYEMSALFSLCEVNEQEQKFMVQVTIEGQEVPMEVDSGASCSIVSEDTFRVVERNHGKIPLQDSGTTIVTWSKEALPVLGQASVLVEFKGRKAKLPLLVVQKQGNSLIGRNWFNPLGIGLRGIQQVNVEDVPSRFPEVFRTDLPGFNGPPVHIELKDDAQPVFLKSRPVPLALKDDVANEVDRLVQQGVWEPVSYSNWATPLVVPGSHSRCLLAQKQPLGRVQAKPPKYRSSREDQRVFDGLSCVMALMAS; from the exons ATGGCCGTCGGCAGGATCGGCGAGTATCGTCTCGGCACGAACGCGTCATGGGACGAATACGTCGAGCGCCTGGAAATGTTCTGCGAAGCGAACCAGATaacgaaagaagagcagaaaagagcaGTCCTGTTGAGCAGCTGCGGCGAAGAAGTGTACGGGCTCATCGTAACTTTGGTGAAGCCAGAAAGACCGACAGCAGCAACCTACGAAGAAATCAAGACTGCCGTTCGCAAGCACCTGCATCCAAAGCCTTCGGAGCTGTATGCAAGGTTTTTGTTCTACAGGCGAAACCAGGCTGCCGAGGAATCGGTTGCGGACTACGTCACGGCGCTTCGGAAGCTAGCCGAAGACTGCGGTTTTGGCAGCGCCCAACTCCCGTTGGACGTCATGATGCGGGATCGTTTCGTATGCGGACTCCGGAACGAAGGGGTTCAACAGCGACTTCTCGCAGAACACAGCCTTACGTTTAAGGTTGCGTATGACTTGGCCACAACTGCAGAAGCAACCGCTAAGCAACAGCGAGACATACGCAAACACGGTCGATACGAGACGGACTGCCAGGAAATGGTACAAGCAACCCGTGCGAAGCAAGACACCCCAGCGGAGGGGTCCAGCTGTTACCGGTGCAACGGTAAGCACGCTCCACATTTGTGCCGTTTTAGAAAGGCGACATGCTTCAACTGCAAAAGGGTTGGACATATAGCTAAGGCTTGTCGGTCGAAAGACGACAGTAGAACTGCTCGGAAGACAGCGtatgagcaaaagaagaaaggagataaGAGCAAGGGCGTGTACGAAATGAGTGCGTTGTTTTCCCTGTGCGAAGTGAATGAGCAAGAACAGAAGTTCATGGTTCAAGTAACGATTGAagggcaagaagttccgatggagGTTGATTCTGGCGCATCGTGCTCAATTGTGAGTGAAGATACGTTCAGGGTTGTTGAAAGGAATCACGGTAAAATACCACTGCAAGATTCTGGAACAACTATCGTAACCTGGTCAAAGGAGGCGTTACCCGTGCTGGGTCAAGCAAGTGTCTTGGTGGAATTCAAAGGCAGGAAGGCAAAGCTACCTTTGCTTGTAGTACAGAAGCAAGGCAACAGCCTGATTGGGAGAAACTGGTTTAACCCGTTAGGTATTGGCTTGCGGGGTATACAGCAAGTAAACGTGGAGGACGTGCCTTCGCGATTTCCCGAGGTGTTTCGCACAGACCTTCCTGGCTTCAACGGACCGCCAGTTCACATCGAACTGAAAGATGACGCCCAACCGGTGTTCCTCAAAAGTCGACCAGTTCCATTGGCCCTCAAGGACGACGTGGCCAACGAAGTGGACCGCTTGGTGCAACAAGGTGTATGGGAGCCCGTCAGCTACTCCAACTGGGCAACACCACTGGTAGTG CCAGGCAGCCACAGCCGCTGTCTGCTAGCCCAGAAGCAACCCCTGGGGCGAGTCCAGGCCAAGCCACCCAAGTACCGGTCGagccgcgaagatcaacgcgtGTTCGACGGCCTGTCCTGCGTTATGGCATTAATGGCTAGCTAG